The Clostridia bacterium region TCGATGATAGCCCTAGAAAGACTTTCTGCTCTTTCAGGTCTCATATTTATTATGTGAAAGGCCAGCCTTTGGGCAGTCTTTTGCCCAATTCCCGGAAGCCTCATGAGTTCATTTATAAGTTTTGCTATCGATTCACTATAATAATTCAAATGTTTTCATCTCCATAATGCTGAATAGGTAAGCCTTTAAAATAGTCCCGGTATATTCATGCCTCCGGTAACTTTTTTCATCTGTTGTTCCACCATCTCATCAGCTTTTCTCAATGCTTCATTTACCGCAGCTATTACTAAATCTTCCAACATTTCAACATCTTCAGGATCCACTGCTTCAGGCTGTATTTCTATACTCACTACTTCTTTTTTGCCATTGGCTTTTACTGTCACCACGCCTCCACCTACAGTAGCTTCCACTTCTTTCTGCTCCAGTTCCTGCTGCATCTTCAACATTTGCTTTTGCATCTTTTGTGCTTGTTTCATCATATTATTCATATTTCCCCCTGGGAAACCGCCTCTTGCCATTTTGGAAATTCCTCCTTTTTTTATTGATCGTTATCCTTATAGAGAAAGAATATCAAATATAATTCTGTTTAGCAAGCAAAAGTCTAATCATCAATAATCTCTACTTTGTCTTTGCCAAAAAGCTGTACAGCCTCTTTTACAATAGGCTGCTGCATTATATCTTCTTTGTTCTCAAAAGTTTGCTGATTATCCTGCTCTTCTCTTAATACATATTTTATATTCATATCATAACCTGTTGTCTCTTTTATTACACCTTTGACAAATTCCTTGTTTTCCGATTTATCCAACGCCGTTTTATATAGTTCTACATCCTGGTTTATGCTTATTACAAGCACATCGCCCTTAACCAGGGCAGGATGAGCCTTCAGCAAAAACGTGTATACAAACATCTTTTCGTTTTTTATATTGGCCATTATATCTTTCCATTTTTCTTTTATCAATTTAAGCTCTGGTGCCGGCTCTGATACCATGTTCTGTGGTTTTTTGTCAGATTTCTCCTCTATCTTTTCGCTCTTTTGCTTTTTGTCAGATTTTTTCTCTATCTTTTTAGTTTTTTGTTTTTTATCCTGTTTTTCTTCTTTTACCGCTTTAGGCTGTTCAGAAGGCGGTGGTTGGGGTACGTTTTGCATTGCTTGTCCGGGCTTTATATTATTTAGCTTGTCTTCCAAAACAGATATCCTCTCTATCAATCCATCGATATCCGGCTGAACTTCCGGATGGCAGATTTCAATCATAGCCATCTCTAAAGTAATAGCCGGCTGAACCGCTCTTTTCATCTCGTTTTGACACCGTGAAAGTATTTTTATTATTCGCATTATGCTGTTGGTTTCAACGTCCTTAGCTTGATCTCTGTATTCATTAATCTGCTCCTGGGGTATATCCAAAAGCTCTTCATATTTATTGGTACTTTTTATTATCAATAGGTTTCTAAAATGCATTATCAAATCTTTGATAAAAACATTCAGATCTCTACCGTAGGTAGTAATATCGTTCAGCATTTTCAATATCTTAACTGTATCCTTTTTTATCACAGCATCGGCCATTTTCAGTTTAAAGTCTATATCTGTAGTACCTAGCACAGAAACTATCTGTTGATAAGTTATCGTCCCATTGCCATATGAAAGGCATTGCTCCATGATGCTCAATGCATCTCGCATGCCTCCTTCTGCCATCCTGGCAATATACTCTGCTGCATCTTCCTCTATAGAGATATCATCGGTATCTGCTATATATCGCAATCTGTCCGCTATGCATTTGGATGAGATCCTCCTGAAATCATATCTCTGACATCTGGATAATATAGTAGCGGGAAGTTTTTCCGGCTCTGTGGTAGCCAATATGAATACCACGTGCTCAGGCGGTTCCTCCAAAGTCTTTAAAAGTGCATTAAATGCTCCAGCTGATAACATGTGAACTTCATCTATAATATAAACCTTGCATTTACCGGCAGTAGGTGTGAATTTCACATTTTCCCTAAGTTCCCTTATCTCATCTACTCCATTATTAGAAGCAGCATCTATCTCTATTACATCTGTGACAACCTCACTGATTATTCTTCTGCATACATGGCATTGATTACACGGATTGCCATCCTGAGGTTGAGTACAGTTCAATGCTCGGGCAAAAATTTTGGCGGTGCTGGTCTTGCCTGTCCCCCTTGGCCCACAAAACAAGTATGCATGAGCAGCTCTGTTGTTTTTTAATTGGTTTTTCAAAGTAGTAGTAATATGTTCTTGTCCTATAACGTCATCAAAAGTCTCAGGTCTCCACCGTCTATATAATGCAATATATGCCATTTATAACCACCTTCTGATAAAAGATTTCTTTTTTTAATTATATCATAGGGACAAACAACTCTAAAGCAGGAAATATAAAGGTGTATATACTGCTTTTAGCAGTATATACACCTTATATGTTAATTAAAACAAGAATGTGAAACAGCTCTAAATCCCTGTCCTGTTCCTATCCTTCTGTCCAAAGAACGTATTATATTTTTTGCATTTCCCAGATGCTGTTGCGGGCTACCGGCCATCTTGCCCGGATACAAGCTATAAAGTTTTTTATAATGACCCATTCCCATATTAGGCATTATCACATTTGCGCCGCTTTCCAGTCCCCGCTTGTATCCGTCTCCTGCTATCGTCCCTAGGGCAGTGGTGGATGGAATGTTTATATCGGGGAGTAACAGCCTTACCAGGGCAACCATCTTCAAAGCAACATCAACATCCCCGGGTCTTTGATGGGCTAGAGGTGTATCGGGAGAAGGTATAAAGGGACCCAATCCTATCATGTCAGCATCCAGCTCTTTGAAAAAAATCAGATCATCAGCCAGCATATCATAGGTCTGACCGGGAAGACCAACTAAACATCCTGTTCCGGTCTCAAATCCCAAATCCTTTAAATCTCCAAGACATCTAACCCTATTTTCAAAGCTTAATCCCGGATGCATTTTCCCATAAAGCCGTTTATTTGTGGTCTCTATCCTCAAAAGATACCTATCCGCCCCGGCCTGCCGCATCTTTTTATATGCATAGCGTGGAAACTCACCTAAACTGAGAGTTACCGCAACCCCAAATTCTTTTATTCGGGTTATCATATAACAGATATCCTCCAGGGAATAGTAAGCATCTTCTCCTCCCTGAAGTACTATGGTTTTAAGTCCCATATCAGCCGCAACACGGGCTGTTTTAATCACATCCCCAACTGACATGTGGTACCGCTTCAAATTTTTGTTCTGTGCCCTCAATCCACAGTATAAACAGGTATTTCTACAGAAATTTGTAAGTTCTATCAAGCCTCTCAAATGTACTTCATCACCTACAAATCTCTCTCTGGTTTTGTCGGCTGCCACAAGCAGAGGCTTACTATCATCTATTTTTAATACGTGTATCAGTTCATCTCTGCCTGCATCATGCTCACGTTGCAGCTTATTGATTATTTGCAGCGCTCTTTCCATACACTCCTCCTCATATTACAGGTATAAATCCCTCTCTCCTGCTTCTAGTCGTTTTATTGCATCCTTTATAAATTGTTTTGCCTCTCCCTCTTCAAACTGGTCTATATATTTGCTTATCAATTTTTCACCTATTTCCCTAGTTTCATCAGAGGCGTAATCCAATAGATATTCCTTTAATGTAGATATAGCGTTGGGTATACAGAAATTATGAACAAAACTGGATTTGGCCAATCCCATGAAATTCTCACCTGTCCTGCCTTTTCTGTAACAAGCGGTACAGAAAGAAGGTATGTCTCCTGCTTCACAGGTTTCTCGCACTACATCATCCAGTGAACGAGTGTCTCCCAACTGGAACTGCTCTTTGTCGGGCAGTAGGTTACCCTGGGATTCTTTGTAACCTCCCACGCCTATCCTTGTCCCGGCATCTATCTGTGATATTCCCAGTTTGATTACCTCTTCGCGCACTTCCGGCTTTTCCCTAGCAGTCAATATCATGCCGGTATACGGAACTGACAATCTTATTATTGCAACCAGTTTTTTAAAATCCTCATCGCTGACTGCATATTTTAAATCTGTCACATATGGCGTACCTATAGCAGGCTCTATCCTAGGAAAAGATATGGTATGAGGACCTACCCCGTTATATTTTTCTTCCAAATGTATAGTGTGATACAAGAGGGCCATAACTTCAAATCTCCAGTCATATAACCCGAACAGCACGCCTAATCCTATATCATCTACGCCTGCATCCAATGCCCTATCATGTGCATATAGCCTCCATCTGTAGTGGCCTTTTATAGTGCCTTCTGGGTGAACTTCCCTATATGTTTGATGATGATATGTCTCCTGAAATACCTGGAATGTGCCTATTCCCACTTCTTTAAGCTTTTTAAGCTCTTCTCTTCGCAAAGGCGCACAGTTTATATTGGCCCTTCGTATAACTGCTTTATCTGTCTTTGTGTTGTATACCTGTTTTATGCTGTCACACATAAAATCTATATCTGTTTCCGGAGATTCTCCATATACCAAGATTGTCCTCTTCTGCCCTTCCTCTGTCATTATCCTAACTTCCTCAGATATCTCATCCATGCTCAAAGTTTTACGATGTATCTCTTTGTTTTCTCTGCGGAATCCACAATATTTACAGTTGTTTGCACATTTATTGCTTATATAAAGAGGTGCGAAAAACACTATCCTATCTCCATACACCTCTCTTTTCAGCTTGTTGGCCAACTGATACATCTCCTGTATAGTTTTCTCATCCTTGTTTTGTATCAATATTGCAGTTTCTTCCGGCTCCAGTCTTATTTTACGCTGGCATTTTTTCAATACCCTTCGCACATCCTCTCTTGAAGGGTTTTCCCATTTGTTGAGCTGTTCCCATATCTTATCGTCATCAATAAAATCTTTCTCCATTTGGTCATATTCTTTAAAGTCCTCTTTATACTTTTCCAAAAATCCCATTTGAAATCGCCTCCTAAATAATATAAAAAACCCTTTTCTGACACATGGAGAAAATGTGTAGAAAAGGGCCTCTTTTCTTTATACATCTGAACTTTCCCCAGCCTCAGAGCAATACCTCAGCCTTAGAACAATTCTTTTATTGATTTTTCACGCCCGCTTCTGCTCAGAATTTTCTTTACAGTCACGAACATAGTCCAATACTTATCCACATAATAATGGTTCGGTTCAAACCTGCTATTTTCAAAGGTTTAAAACTATTTTGATATATTTTTATACTATAATTATATTACTATAATCCTATGAAAACAATACCCAAATCCAGTTTTATCCACAGTTTTTGCTTTTTTATCAACATATTGTGGATAGTTTTTAAGACATACTATATGTTTTGTTTTTGGTGATATAAATAATAAGGGCCGGTTTAAACCGGCCCTTATTATTTATATATTTTAAAACCGTGCACCTGGATTCGATTCAAATCCATATGCGTTACCTGTGTAGTTAACTCCTACTAGGCACCCCTGCGGCACACGAAAGTGTCTACTTACCGCTGCTCCCTTCCGGGCCTGACGGGGTTCATAGATTTCCGTTGCGCAAGACCCAGTAATCAACATCACTTGCATAGGTCAGACCATACAGACAATAAACCTCATTCCAGGCATCAACCCTGCTATAGCGGATTGCAGGTTACAAGGCACCGCTACCTCCCCGTTTAGCACGGTTAAACTTATAATCCCATTGGTACTATCACATTATATATTCAGGACATTCGATTGTCAACCGGATAAATTTTCTTAAACTAATTATTCTCTACTACCACACCTGAACAAACTACCTTAACAGGATTAGCCACTGTGTCTCCTACCGGACAATGGCTTTCTATGAATTTTGCAAATTCTTTCACCTTTTCCTGAGGCGATGTGGTATCAAAATGCATCTTATATCTTATCTCTAAAAATCCCGGCCTCACATCTGACTTGCCCGTGAATCCATCAGAATCTAAATCTCCTTCCAGCTCTACCCAAAAATCTTTAAGGTCAATACCGTGATTTGGGGCAAATGCAGAAGCCACTATAGTCTGACAAGCACCCAATGCACACAGTACCATCTCCACAGGATTCATACCTGTATCTGTTCCACCCAAATTTTTAGGTTCATCCAACCTAACTGTAAAATTCCTAGCTTTGCTTTCAACAGCCATACCTTGGCCTAATTTTCTCGATGTTGCTTTGTATGTTACCTTAGCCATGTTTAAAATTCCTCCTTTTGTTGATTTGTATAATAATATAACCTCAAAAGAAGCCTTTAAACATAAATTTTTTAAATCAAATACTTTTTTCCAACTCTTGTTTTATATCCATCAGTTGATTGTCATCAGGTATATATCTGACCTTGATATTGGATACCACCTCAAATTTTGCCTCATCCATATTTTTTTCCAGTATAGCTGCACTCTGTCCTCCCCATCCATAGGAACCGAACACAATAGCTTTTCTATCTTTGGGAGCCAATCCTTTCAAGTATGTTAAAAATGCTGCTACATCAGCCATTATATTGCTGTTTAACGTAGGGGAACCCACGCATACATATTCTGCAGTCAAGACTTCTGTCATTATATCTGAAATATGATTGTGCTGAAGATTGAATACTTTAACAGAATATCCCTTGCGCTCAAATACATCCTGAATTGTATAAGCAATTTTCTGGGTTGAACCCCACATGGTATCATATATTATTAGCGCTTTCTTTTCTGTGGTATTGTTTGCCCATTTTATGTATTCATTCACTATTTCAGATACATGTTCTCTCCAAATAATACCATGACTAGGAGCTATAATCTGTATATCCAAGTCCTTTGCCTCATTCAATTCTTTTTGAACCTGTGAAGAATATGGAAGAACAATGTTGGCATAGTACTTAGCCGCTTCCTCCATCACTATCCCTAAATCACATTCATCGTCAAACCTTTCTGAACTGGCATAGTGCTGACCAAAGGAATCATTGGAAAAAAGTATCTTTTCTTCAGGAACATATCCTATCATATTATCCGGCCAATGCACCATGGGGGTTAATATAAATTGTATGCTTCGCTTGCCTAAACTCACCACATCCCCGGTCTTTACAGTCCTAAAATTCCATTCTTTTTTATAATGGGCTTTCAATCCCCTCTGTCCGTTTGCAGAACAAAATATAACAGCATCTTGGGCAGCATCCATTATTGCCGGCAATGCGCCGGAATGATCCATTTCTACATGATTTGATATAACATAATCTATTTTAGACGGATCTACCACTGATGAAATTCTCTCCATCATTTCATCTTTTAGATGATTTTTTACAGTATCTATCAGCGTTATTTTTTCATCCATTATCAGATATGCATTGTAGGTGGAACCTCTTTGTGTAGAATATCCGTGAAAATTTCTTAAATCCCAATCTATCGCTCCCACCCAATATATACCCTTTTTTATTTCTATTGCTTTCAAACCCTTTTCCTCCCCATTGTTGAAAATTTATACTTGTCGCTATGTTGCAAATTATCTTTTGCTCAATTCTCTATCCAACATGAATATGCCAGCACCTTTGCCTTGTACCATCTTTAGTTTTTCCAATACCTTAGAAGAACTGTCTTCTTCCTCTACCTGTTCTTCCACGAACCACTGCAGGAAATTGAATGTTGCATGGTCTTTCTGTTCTATAGCCATATCCACCAATCTATGAATCATAGCTGTAACCTTTTGCTCGTGCTCATATACATCTTCAAATACTTCTACCATGTCCTCCCAGTCTGTTTTTGGTCCATCTATCTTGCCCAACACCACTCTTCCGCCTCTTTCTACTACATGATCAAATATCTTCATCGCATGTGTAACCTCTTCCTGGGCCTGGGCTTTTAGCCAGCTGGCAAAACCAGACAAGTTTTGAGTCTCTGCATATGCCGACATTGATAGATATAAATATGACGAATAAATCTCTGCATTAATTTGATTGTTTAATTCTTGTTCCATTTTTTTATTTATCATGTTTATTCCTCCACATCTTTTAATTTTTTAGCTTCACATTTATTATTTACCACTATTACAGGTTGTATAAACAACAAGCTAAAATCAATCATCCTGTTTTCTCTTGTTTGTACTTTTTTATAGCAGCTAAAAAATATTCTCCGTATCTTTCAAGCTTTACCTCTCCCACCCCTCGTATATCCAATAATGAATGCCGATCTTGAGGCATATAGGCACTCATTTCCTTGAGGGTACTGTCTGAAAAAATTATGTATGGAGGCACCTTTTCCCGCTGTGCCAGATTCCTTCTTACCTCCCTCAGCATTTGGAACAATTCTTCTTCCGGTTGAAGGTCTTCTCTTTTTACAGCAATTCTTCTCAATACCTTGTTTTTACCCTTTAATACAGGCAAAGACTTGCTGCGCAGCTTCAATACAGGATATTCCCCTGTCTCCGCATATATATAGTCATCAGCGATCAGCATATTTATCATATCTTTTATTTCCTTTAACGTATATCCTTTCATTATCCCATAGGTGGATAAATTATTCAGCCCCAAGCTCTTTATTCTCTTGCTTTTGGACCCTTTCAATACCTGTGCGATAACAGTTGCCCCAAAGTTTCCCCCTGCTCGCACTATACAGGAAAATATCTTTTGTGCGTTTATGGTTATATCCACTATTTCCGCATCATCATTGCATATGCTGCAATTGCTACAATTATCAGGCACATCCTTCTCGCCAAAATACTGCAATATATATTTTCTGAGGCATATAGAGGTATGACAATAATCCACAATAGCCTGAAGCCTTTTGTATTCTATAGTTTTCCTTTGGGAAGATAGGCCTGATTGTTCAATCAAATATTTTTGTATTGTCACATCCCCTGGCGAAAACAAGACGATACAGTCTCCGGGCTCACCGTCCCTTCCCGCCCTACCTGCTTCCTGGTAATATGACTCAACATTTTTAGGGATATTATAGTGTATTACAAACCTTACATTGGACTTATCTATACCCATGCCAAAGGCATTGGTAGCCACCATTATATTTATATCATCATATAAGAAAGCCTCCTGCACTTGATCCCTATATTCATCTCTCAAACCTGCGTGGTATTTCCCCACCTTGTAACCCTTTTTCTTGAGACCTTGGTAAAGGCTGTCCACTTGCTTTCTAGTAGCAGCATATACTATGCCGGATTTATTGGGATTATCCTTTATGTATTTTAATATGAAATCATTCTTGTTCTCATGTTTTATCACTGAATAATAAAGGTTTTTCCGATCAAACCCTGTTACAAAAATTCTGGGTTGTTGTAATTTCAAAAGATCCACTATATCTTCTCTGACCTGCTTTGTAGCTGTAGCTGTAAAGGCTGCCACCACTGGACGGATCTCAAAGCTTTGGATTAAAGAAGCTATAGATGTATAGCTGGGCCTAAAATCATGTCCCCATTGAGATACGCAGTGGGCTTCGTCTACTGCAATCAGTGAAACATCTATACCCTTTAGCAGCCTTAAAAACCTTCCTGATTCCAGCCTTTCGGGAGCTATATATAAAAGTTTTATCTTTCCATCCCGTATCCTGTCCACCCTCTCCTCTGTTTCAACAAAAGACAAGGAACTGTTTATAAAGGTAGAAGGTATGCCTATGCTGTGGAGTGCGTCAGTTTGATCTTTCATTAGGGATATTAAAGGCGATATAACTAAAGTTATCCCTTCAAATAACATTCCGGGAATCTGAAAACATATGGATTTTCCTGCCCCGGTAGGCATAACTGCTAGAGTATCTCGTCTCTTCAATATACTCTCGATTATATCCAGCTGTTTATCCCGGAAGTTTGAATAACCATAGTATTTTTTCAAAATATCTGTAGCTTTGTCACGCATATGCAATATCCTTTTCTTTGTGTTATATCTATATATAGTATAGTTTCTATCGCATTTGCTTTCAAGCAAGCTCATATAGATAAAAAATGGCATGATAGCTTTATAGCTTACATGCCATTTTTATTTATCATCTTTTCTTAAATTTATAACTTTTGAGCAAACGCAGATAATGATTAGCTTCTCTGAGCACATGATCGCCTAGCAAAGGAAGTATGGTAGATTTTATCTTGCAATTCAAAAGCCCTTGTGTAGCGGATTCTTTAAAATTTCGTATATCCTCAACGGATTTTATTGTTTTATATGTCAATTTAGGCAATAAATATAGCCTATCTTCGATACACTTTGCCTTTTCAGTAAGTTTATCAAACTCATTTCCAAAATTATCAGCAATTTTAAATAAACTTTCTTCTGAAGGATCAAGAAGCCCACGTATAAATTTTGAATGTTCAGCCATTATTCTGTTCCAAAAGACCTCCTGCTTTATCAACTGCTGCGTTAAATC contains the following coding sequences:
- a CDS encoding YbaB/EbfC family nucleoid-associated protein, which codes for MARGGFPGGNMNNMMKQAQKMQKQMLKMQQELEQKEVEATVGGGVVTVKANGKKEVVSIEIQPEAVDPEDVEMLEDLVIAAVNEALRKADEMVEQQMKKVTGGMNIPGLF
- the dnaX gene encoding DNA polymerase III subunit gamma/tau — its product is MAYIALYRRWRPETFDDVIGQEHITTTLKNQLKNNRAAHAYLFCGPRGTGKTSTAKIFARALNCTQPQDGNPCNQCHVCRRIISEVVTDVIEIDAASNNGVDEIRELRENVKFTPTAGKCKVYIIDEVHMLSAGAFNALLKTLEEPPEHVVFILATTEPEKLPATILSRCQRYDFRRISSKCIADRLRYIADTDDISIEEDAAEYIARMAEGGMRDALSIMEQCLSYGNGTITYQQIVSVLGTTDIDFKLKMADAVIKKDTVKILKMLNDITTYGRDLNVFIKDLIMHFRNLLIIKSTNKYEELLDIPQEQINEYRDQAKDVETNSIMRIIKILSRCQNEMKRAVQPAITLEMAMIEICHPEVQPDIDGLIERISVLEDKLNNIKPGQAMQNVPQPPPSEQPKAVKEEKQDKKQKTKKIEKKSDKKQKSEKIEEKSDKKPQNMVSEPAPELKLIKEKWKDIMANIKNEKMFVYTFLLKAHPALVKGDVLVISINQDVELYKTALDKSENKEFVKGVIKETTGYDMNIKYVLREEQDNQQTFENKEDIMQQPIVKEAVQLFGKDKVEIIDD
- the hydE gene encoding [FeFe] hydrogenase H-cluster radical SAM maturase HydE → MERALQIINKLQREHDAGRDELIHVLKIDDSKPLLVAADKTRERFVGDEVHLRGLIELTNFCRNTCLYCGLRAQNKNLKRYHMSVGDVIKTARVAADMGLKTIVLQGGEDAYYSLEDICYMITRIKEFGVAVTLSLGEFPRYAYKKMRQAGADRYLLRIETTNKRLYGKMHPGLSFENRVRCLGDLKDLGFETGTGCLVGLPGQTYDMLADDLIFFKELDADMIGLGPFIPSPDTPLAHQRPGDVDVALKMVALVRLLLPDINIPSTTALGTIAGDGYKRGLESGANVIMPNMGMGHYKKLYSLYPGKMAGSPQQHLGNAKNIIRSLDRRIGTGQGFRAVSHSCFN
- the hydG gene encoding [FeFe] hydrogenase H-cluster radical SAM maturase HydG, which codes for MGFLEKYKEDFKEYDQMEKDFIDDDKIWEQLNKWENPSREDVRRVLKKCQRKIRLEPEETAILIQNKDEKTIQEMYQLANKLKREVYGDRIVFFAPLYISNKCANNCKYCGFRRENKEIHRKTLSMDEISEEVRIMTEEGQKRTILVYGESPETDIDFMCDSIKQVYNTKTDKAVIRRANINCAPLRREELKKLKEVGIGTFQVFQETYHHQTYREVHPEGTIKGHYRWRLYAHDRALDAGVDDIGLGVLFGLYDWRFEVMALLYHTIHLEEKYNGVGPHTISFPRIEPAIGTPYVTDLKYAVSDEDFKKLVAIIRLSVPYTGMILTAREKPEVREEVIKLGISQIDAGTRIGVGGYKESQGNLLPDKEQFQLGDTRSLDDVVRETCEAGDIPSFCTACYRKGRTGENFMGLAKSSFVHNFCIPNAISTLKEYLLDYASDETREIGEKLISKYIDQFEEGEAKQFIKDAIKRLEAGERDLYL
- a CDS encoding OsmC family protein; this encodes MAKVTYKATSRKLGQGMAVESKARNFTVRLDEPKNLGGTDTGMNPVEMVLCALGACQTIVASAFAPNHGIDLKDFWVELEGDLDSDGFTGKSDVRPGFLEIRYKMHFDTTSPQEKVKEFAKFIESHCPVGDTVANPVKVVCSGVVVENN
- a CDS encoding flavodoxin domain-containing protein — protein: MKAIEIKKGIYWVGAIDWDLRNFHGYSTQRGSTYNAYLIMDEKITLIDTVKNHLKDEMMERISSVVDPSKIDYVISNHVEMDHSGALPAIMDAAQDAVIFCSANGQRGLKAHYKKEWNFRTVKTGDVVSLGKRSIQFILTPMVHWPDNMIGYVPEEKILFSNDSFGQHYASSERFDDECDLGIVMEEAAKYYANIVLPYSSQVQKELNEAKDLDIQIIAPSHGIIWREHVSEIVNEYIKWANNTTEKKALIIYDTMWGSTQKIAYTIQDVFERKGYSVKVFNLQHNHISDIMTEVLTAEYVCVGSPTLNSNIMADVAAFLTYLKGLAPKDRKAIVFGSYGWGGQSAAILEKNMDEAKFEVVSNIKVRYIPDDNQLMDIKQELEKSI
- a CDS encoding ferritin, which produces MINKKMEQELNNQINAEIYSSYLYLSMSAYAETQNLSGFASWLKAQAQEEVTHAMKIFDHVVERGGRVVLGKIDGPKTDWEDMVEVFEDVYEHEQKVTAMIHRLVDMAIEQKDHATFNFLQWFVEEQVEEEDSSSKVLEKLKMVQGKGAGIFMLDRELSKR
- the recQ gene encoding DNA helicase RecQ, with translation MRDKATDILKKYYGYSNFRDKQLDIIESILKRRDTLAVMPTGAGKSICFQIPGMLFEGITLVISPLISLMKDQTDALHSIGIPSTFINSSLSFVETEERVDRIRDGKIKLLYIAPERLESGRFLRLLKGIDVSLIAVDEAHCVSQWGHDFRPSYTSIASLIQSFEIRPVVAAFTATATKQVREDIVDLLKLQQPRIFVTGFDRKNLYYSVIKHENKNDFILKYIKDNPNKSGIVYAATRKQVDSLYQGLKKKGYKVGKYHAGLRDEYRDQVQEAFLYDDINIMVATNAFGMGIDKSNVRFVIHYNIPKNVESYYQEAGRAGRDGEPGDCIVLFSPGDVTIQKYLIEQSGLSSQRKTIEYKRLQAIVDYCHTSICLRKYILQYFGEKDVPDNCSNCSICNDDAEIVDITINAQKIFSCIVRAGGNFGATVIAQVLKGSKSKRIKSLGLNNLSTYGIMKGYTLKEIKDMINMLIADDYIYAETGEYPVLKLRSKSLPVLKGKNKVLRRIAVKREDLQPEEELFQMLREVRRNLAQREKVPPYIIFSDSTLKEMSAYMPQDRHSLLDIRGVGEVKLERYGEYFLAAIKKYKQEKTG